The nucleotide window TTTTGGGTTTTATTTAAACAACTTTAAAGCTTAAACTTTTAAACTATTTAATTATTTTTGCTTTATGCAAAATCTCAACTTTCCTAACTATAGTTTTCGTTTCAAAAATAGCGAAAATAAAGTGTCAATTTTTGATATAATCAGGAAAAAATTCATCATTCTTACGCCCGAGGAATGGGTTCGCCAACACGTAGTGCAGTTTTTATTAGAAGAAAAAAGATACCCCAAATCTTTGATTAATGTCGAGAAAGTTTTAATGGTGAATGGTTTGCGAAAACGCTATGATGTTGTTGTTTTTAATCCAGATGGGACTATTTTTGTTTTGATTGAATGTAAGGCTCCCGAAGTTAAAATTTCTCAGGCTGTTTTTGATCAAATTGCGCGATATAATATGACTCTGGATGCCGATTTTTTGATGGTGACTAACGGTTTAAATCATTATTTTTGCAAAATGGATTTCGAAAATGAAAAGTATGAGTTTTTGAGAGAACTTCCTGATTATCGAGAGAAAATAGAGTATAAAACTAAGAATTAAGATTGTA belongs to Flavobacterium aquiphilum and includes:
- a CDS encoding type I restriction enzyme HsdR N-terminal domain-containing protein — encoded protein: MQNLNFPNYSFRFKNSENKVSIFDIIRKKFIILTPEEWVRQHVVQFLLEEKRYPKSLINVEKVLMVNGLRKRYDVVVFNPDGTIFVLIECKAPEVKISQAVFDQIARYNMTLDADFLMVTNGLNHYFCKMDFENEKYEFLRELPDYREKIEYKTKN